Proteins encoded within one genomic window of Flavobacterium sp. NG2:
- a CDS encoding xylulokinase encodes MYYIGFDLGSSSIKVALVEMATGKSIDVAQEPENEMSMLAIKNGWAEQKPEDWWQHSCNAIAKLKKKHSITADQIKGIGISYQMHGLVLVDKEGNTLRQSIIWCDSRAVAIGREAFEGIGEEKCSTHLLNSPSNFTASKLKWVKENEPEIYSRIHKFMLPGDYLAFRFSNEINTTMSGLSEGMFWDFKKDTVADFLLSYYGIDASLVPDIVDTFGLQSRVDEKGAQESGLAVGTPIFYRAGDQPNNALSLNVLNPGEVAATGGTSGVVYAVTESLSSKESTRVNNFAHVNYLKNAPRIGKLLNINGAGIQYRWLLNNLAVSSYDEMNSLAQEVQVGSDGVVVIPFGNGAERMLNNQEIGTRLVNVNLNNHQKGHLCRAALEGIAFSFIYGMEIMKSDGIEIKVMRAGNDNLFRSAIFSNTIATLMNCEIQIYKTTGAIGAARAAGLHEGDFEKFGKNINDNDYVMSYHPLDNRSNYHEAYQNWKKELELIINK; translated from the coding sequence ATGTATTACATTGGATTTGATCTAGGAAGTTCTTCAATAAAAGTAGCTCTTGTCGAAATGGCAACGGGAAAAAGTATTGATGTGGCTCAAGAACCAGAGAATGAAATGAGTATGCTTGCCATAAAAAATGGATGGGCAGAACAAAAACCTGAAGATTGGTGGCAACATAGCTGTAATGCTATTGCAAAATTAAAAAAGAAACACAGTATTACGGCTGATCAAATCAAGGGTATTGGTATTTCGTATCAAATGCATGGTTTGGTTTTGGTTGACAAAGAAGGAAATACGCTTCGTCAATCGATTATTTGGTGTGATAGCCGTGCGGTAGCTATTGGGAGAGAGGCCTTTGAAGGAATTGGGGAGGAAAAATGCAGCACGCATTTGTTAAACTCACCAAGTAATTTTACAGCTTCAAAATTAAAGTGGGTCAAAGAAAATGAACCCGAAATTTACAGTCGTATCCATAAGTTTATGTTACCGGGAGATTATTTAGCGTTCCGTTTTTCAAATGAAATTAATACAACGATGTCAGGACTGTCTGAAGGAATGTTTTGGGATTTCAAAAAAGATACGGTTGCAGATTTCTTGTTAAGCTACTACGGTATTGACGCTTCGTTAGTGCCAGATATTGTGGATACTTTTGGGTTACAATCTAGAGTAGACGAAAAAGGAGCACAAGAAAGCGGATTGGCAGTAGGTACACCTATATTTTATAGAGCAGGTGACCAACCTAATAATGCTCTTTCATTAAATGTACTTAATCCTGGTGAAGTAGCAGCAACTGGTGGAACTTCAGGGGTTGTTTATGCTGTAACTGAAAGTTTGTCGAGCAAAGAAAGTACCCGAGTAAACAATTTTGCTCACGTAAATTATTTAAAAAACGCACCAAGGATTGGTAAGCTGTTAAACATCAACGGCGCAGGGATTCAGTACCGATGGTTGTTGAATAATCTAGCGGTCTCTTCTTACGATGAAATGAATAGTTTAGCTCAAGAAGTTCAAGTAGGATCTGATGGAGTGGTGGTCATTCCTTTTGGAAATGGTGCTGAGCGTATGCTTAACAACCAAGAAATTGGGACACGCTTGGTAAATGTTAATTTGAATAACCATCAAAAAGGGCATTTGTGTCGTGCGGCACTTGAAGGTATCGCTTTTTCATTCATTTATGGCATGGAAATCATGAAATCAGACGGGATTGAAATTAAGGTGATGCGTGCAGGAAATGACAATTTATTTCGATCTGCCATTTTCTCCAATACCATTGCGACTTTGATGAATTGCGAAATCCAAATATACAAAACTACTGGTGCCATAGGAGCAGCACGTGCAGCAGGATTACATGAAGGAGATTTTGAAAAATTCGGAAAAAATATTAACGATAACGACTATGTGATGAGTTATCATCCTTTGGATAATAGATCAAATTACCATGAGGCATATCAAAATTGGAAAAAAGAATTAGAATTAATAATCAACAAATAA
- the xylA gene encoding xylose isomerase, with protein sequence MAILGNKEYFKGIGDIKFEGKESDNPLAFKYYNPDQVVAGKTMREHFKFAIAYWHTFCGQGSDPFGPGTQSFPWDQPSDAIAAAKEKADAAFEFVTKMGFDYYCFHDFDLVNEGATFAESEKRIVTITEYLKEKQAASGVKLLWGTSNCFSNPRYMNGASTNPDFNVLARAGGQVKVALDATIALGGENYVFWGGREGYMSLLNTDMGRELDHMAQFLTKARDYARAQGFKGTFFIEPKPMEPMKHQYDFDSATAIGFLRQYGLDKDFKINIEVNHATLAQHTFQHEIEVAANAGMLGSIDANRGDYQNGWDTDQFPNNIQETTEAMLVFLKAGGLQGGGVNFDAKIRRNSTDMEDVFLAHIGGADTFARALLTADKIITSSAYDKLRKERYSSFDSGKGKDFENGKLGLEDLYKIAQENGELTLQSGKQELFENIINQYI encoded by the coding sequence ATGGCAATTTTAGGCAATAAAGAATACTTCAAAGGAATTGGAGATATTAAGTTTGAAGGAAAAGAATCTGACAATCCGTTAGCATTCAAATATTATAATCCAGACCAAGTAGTAGCTGGAAAAACCATGCGTGAGCATTTTAAATTTGCTATCGCTTATTGGCATACCTTCTGTGGGCAAGGTTCAGACCCATTTGGACCAGGAACACAAAGTTTTCCATGGGACCAACCTTCAGATGCTATTGCTGCTGCAAAAGAAAAAGCAGATGCAGCTTTTGAATTTGTAACCAAAATGGGATTTGATTACTACTGTTTCCATGATTTTGATTTGGTAAATGAAGGAGCAACTTTTGCAGAGTCAGAAAAAAGAATCGTTACTATCACCGAATATTTGAAAGAAAAACAAGCTGCCTCTGGAGTAAAATTACTTTGGGGAACTTCAAACTGTTTTTCGAATCCACGTTATATGAATGGTGCTTCGACCAATCCAGATTTCAATGTATTAGCTAGAGCTGGTGGTCAAGTAAAAGTAGCTTTGGATGCTACTATTGCCTTAGGTGGAGAGAACTACGTTTTCTGGGGAGGACGTGAAGGGTATATGTCTTTGTTGAATACTGATATGGGGCGTGAGCTAGACCATATGGCTCAATTCCTTACAAAAGCTAGAGATTATGCTAGAGCGCAAGGATTTAAAGGAACTTTCTTTATCGAACCAAAACCAATGGAACCAATGAAACACCAATACGATTTTGATTCGGCTACGGCAATTGGATTCTTACGTCAATATGGTTTAGATAAAGATTTCAAAATCAATATCGAAGTAAACCACGCAACTTTGGCACAACATACTTTTCAACATGAAATTGAAGTGGCAGCCAACGCTGGAATGTTAGGAAGCATCGATGCAAATCGCGGAGATTATCAAAATGGTTGGGATACGGATCAATTCCCAAATAACATCCAAGAAACTACCGAAGCGATGTTGGTGTTCTTAAAAGCAGGTGGATTGCAAGGAGGAGGAGTGAATTTTGATGCTAAAATCAGAAGAAACTCAACTGATATGGAAGACGTATTCTTAGCACATATTGGTGGTGCTGATACTTTTGCAAGAGCTTTATTGACTGCAGACAAAATCATCACTTCATCAGCTTATGATAAATTAAGAAAAGAAAGATACAGTTCATTTGATTCTGGAAAAGGAAAAGATTTTGAAAACGGAAAATTAGGTTTAGAAGACTTATACAAAATTGCACAAGAGAACGGCGAGCTTACTTTACAAAGTGGTAAGCAAGAATTGTTCGAAAATATTATCAATCAATATATATAA
- the xylE gene encoding D-xylose transporter XylE translates to MNTTANSNYLWKLTLVATLGGLLFGYDTAVISGTVSSLDKFFVMPFGLGELEANARLGFLVSSALIGCIIGGVFGGLISKKFGRKNGLILAAVLFLISAIGSAMPEMLLRPIGEGDHTFIYVFVVYRIIGGVGVGLASMLSPLYIAEIAPAKSRGKLVSMNQFAIIFGMLVVYFVNYYIAQQGDSTWLDSIGWRWMFASEIIPAALFLFFLFFVPDTPRSLLLKSQPEKALEVLVKVNGKAEANKILEEIKSTVVQSSGKLFSYGIPVIVFGVLISVFQQFVGINVVLYYAPEIFKSMGSGTDTALLQTIIVGGVNLIFTVIAIQTVDSVGRKPLMMIGALGMAVAMFALGTAFFTNSLGMFALICMLVYVAAFAMSWGPVAWVLLSEMFPNDVRGKALAVAVAAQWISNYVVSWTFPMMDKNSYLLAQFNHGFAYWIYGLMGVLAMLFIWKYIPETKGKTLEDMNNLWSEKVNEETEIDSVSTSQIIK, encoded by the coding sequence ATGAATACAACAGCAAATTCCAATTATTTATGGAAGTTAACATTAGTAGCCACTCTAGGCGGACTTTTGTTTGGTTATGATACAGCAGTAATATCCGGGACGGTAAGTTCATTGGATAAGTTTTTTGTAATGCCTTTTGGTTTAGGAGAGCTTGAAGCAAATGCAAGATTAGGTTTTTTAGTCTCTAGTGCCTTGATAGGATGTATTATTGGAGGTGTTTTTGGCGGGCTAATTAGCAAAAAATTTGGTCGAAAAAACGGCCTTATTTTAGCAGCAGTTTTGTTTTTAATATCTGCCATTGGATCAGCTATGCCAGAAATGTTATTGAGACCAATTGGTGAAGGTGATCACACTTTTATCTATGTATTTGTGGTATATCGTATCATTGGAGGTGTTGGAGTCGGATTAGCTTCTATGTTATCGCCTTTGTATATTGCTGAAATAGCCCCAGCCAAAAGCAGAGGAAAACTGGTTTCGATGAATCAATTTGCCATCATTTTTGGTATGCTTGTGGTTTATTTTGTGAACTATTATATCGCTCAACAAGGGGATTCTACTTGGTTGGATTCAATCGGTTGGAGATGGATGTTTGCTTCTGAAATTATTCCTGCAGCTTTATTTCTTTTCTTTTTGTTTTTTGTACCTGATACGCCAAGGTCTTTGTTGTTGAAATCACAACCTGAAAAAGCATTGGAAGTATTAGTTAAAGTGAATGGAAAAGCTGAGGCTAATAAAATTTTAGAGGAAATAAAAAGTACGGTGGTTCAAAGTTCAGGAAAGTTATTTTCATATGGAATTCCTGTTATTGTATTTGGTGTTTTAATTTCAGTTTTCCAACAGTTTGTAGGGATAAATGTAGTGTTGTATTATGCTCCCGAAATTTTCAAAAGCATGGGGTCAGGAACCGATACTGCTTTGTTACAAACCATCATTGTAGGAGGTGTGAATTTGATTTTTACGGTAATTGCTATTCAAACGGTGGATAGTGTGGGTAGAAAACCATTAATGATGATTGGTGCTTTAGGAATGGCTGTAGCGATGTTTGCTTTAGGAACAGCATTTTTTACAAATTCATTAGGAATGTTTGCCTTAATCTGCATGTTAGTTTATGTGGCAGCATTTGCGATGAGTTGGGGACCTGTAGCTTGGGTATTATTATCTGAGATGTTCCCGAACGATGTGCGTGGAAAAGCCTTGGCTGTTGCCGTGGCAGCACAATGGATTTCTAATTATGTGGTGTCTTGGACTTTCCCTATGATGGATAAAAATAGTTATCTACTAGCACAATTCAATCATGGTTTTGCGTATTGGATTTACGGTTTGATGGGCGTTTTAGCGATGCTATTTATTTGGAAATATATTCCAGAGACCAAAGGAAAGACTTTGGAAGATATGAATAATTTATGGAGTGAAAAAGTGAATGAAGAAACTGAAATCGATTCCGTTTCTACTTCTCAAATAATAAAATAA
- the fsa gene encoding fructose-6-phosphate aldolase: protein MKFFIDTANLSEIAEAQALGVLDGVTTNPSLMAKEGITGKDNILKHYLAICNIVDGDVSAEVIATDFEGMVREGEELAALHPQIVVKLPMISDGVKACKYFSDKGIRTNVTLVFSVGQALLAAKAGATYVSPFLGRLDDICTDGMGLIAEIRQVYDNYDFQTQILSASVRNTMHVVNCAKLGSDVMTGPLSSITGLLKHPLTDSGLAQFLADYQKGN from the coding sequence ATGAAATTTTTTATAGATACAGCAAATTTAAGTGAAATAGCAGAAGCACAAGCTTTAGGGGTATTAGACGGAGTAACAACCAATCCATCGTTAATGGCTAAAGAAGGCATTACTGGAAAGGATAATATTTTGAAACATTATTTAGCTATCTGCAATATTGTGGATGGTGATGTCTCTGCCGAAGTAATTGCAACAGATTTTGAAGGTATGGTGCGTGAGGGTGAAGAATTGGCAGCTTTACATCCTCAAATTGTGGTAAAATTACCTATGATAAGTGATGGAGTGAAAGCTTGTAAATATTTTTCAGATAAAGGAATTAGAACCAATGTAACTCTTGTTTTTTCAGTAGGTCAAGCTTTATTGGCGGCAAAAGCAGGGGCAACTTATGTGTCTCCTTTCCTTGGACGATTAGATGATATTTGTACGGATGGTATGGGATTGATTGCTGAAATCAGACAAGTATATGATAATTACGATTTTCAAACGCAAATATTGTCTGCTTCTGTTCGTAATACGATGCACGTTGTTAATTGTGCTAAATTGGGTTCAGATGTAATGACAGGACCATTATCGTCTATTACTGGATTATTGAAACACCCATTGACAGATAGCGGATTAGCACAGTTTTTAGCCGATTATCAAAAAGGAAATTAA
- a CDS encoding transketolase: MEINQLQEIVSQTRRDILRMVHKVNSGHPGGSLGCTEFMVALYNEVMELKEGFDMHAINEDVFFLSNGHISPVFYSVLARKGYFSIEELNSFRLLNSRLQGHPTTHEGLEGVRIASGSLGQGMSVAIGTALTKKLNNDSHLVYSLHGDGELQEGQNWEAIMFASAKNIDNYIATIDFNGQQIDGPTDKVLNMGSLKAKFEAFDWDVLEIKEGNSIEAVIKGMKEAKARTGKGKPVCVLLHTVMGHGVDFMMYTHAWHGKAPNDEQLANALSQNPETLGDY, translated from the coding sequence ATGGAAATCAATCAACTGCAAGAGATTGTTAGCCAAACTAGAAGGGATATTTTGCGAATGGTTCACAAAGTAAATTCAGGGCATCCTGGAGGTTCTTTGGGCTGTACGGAATTTATGGTGGCACTTTATAATGAAGTGATGGAACTAAAAGAAGGTTTTGATATGCATGCGATAAATGAAGATGTTTTCTTCTTGTCAAACGGTCATATTTCGCCTGTTTTTTATAGTGTTCTGGCACGAAAAGGATATTTTTCTATTGAAGAGTTGAACTCTTTTCGCTTATTAAATTCTAGACTACAAGGTCATCCTACAACGCATGAAGGGTTAGAGGGAGTTCGCATTGCTTCAGGTTCTTTGGGACAAGGAATGTCGGTTGCCATTGGAACGGCATTGACTAAAAAACTGAATAATGATAGTCATTTAGTCTACAGTTTGCACGGAGACGGTGAATTGCAAGAAGGTCAAAACTGGGAAGCGATTATGTTTGCTTCAGCTAAAAATATTGATAATTACATTGCCACCATCGATTTTAATGGACAACAAATTGACGGCCCTACAGACAAAGTCTTGAACATGGGAAGTTTGAAAGCTAAGTTTGAAGCCTTTGACTGGGATGTTCTTGAAATTAAAGAGGGAAATTCTATCGAAGCCGTTATTAAAGGAATGAAAGAAGCAAAAGCAAGAACGGGTAAAGGAAAACCAGTTTGTGTATTGCTTCATACGGTAATGGGACATGGTGTTGATTTTATGATGTACACCCATGCTTGGCACGGAAAAGCACCTAATGATGAGCAATTAGCAAATGCATTAAGTCAAAATCCAGAAACTTTAGGCGATTATTAG
- a CDS encoding transketolase family protein, with product MKKYTYTEEKDTRSGFGAGLAALGRSNPNVVALCADLIGSLKMEKFIEENPERFVQVGIAEANMMCIAAGMTIGGKIPFTGTFANFSTGRVYDQIRQSIAYSDKNVKICASHAGLTLGEDGATHQILEDIGLMKMLPGMTVINTCDYNQTKAATIAIADYEGPVYLRFGRPVVPVFTPEDQVFEVGKAVMLNEGADVTIVATGHLVWEAILAGEELEKLGIDAEIINIHTIKPLDANAILKSVAKTGCIVTCEEHNYLGGLGESIAGLLSLNEPTPQEYVATKDTFGESGTPAQLMAKYGLNAEAIVKATQKVLARKK from the coding sequence ATGAAAAAATACACATACACAGAAGAAAAAGATACTCGTTCAGGTTTTGGAGCAGGTTTAGCAGCCTTAGGAAGATCAAATCCTAATGTGGTAGCTTTATGTGCTGACCTTATAGGCTCACTTAAGATGGAGAAATTTATTGAAGAAAACCCAGAGCGTTTTGTTCAAGTGGGAATTGCCGAAGCTAATATGATGTGTATTGCGGCGGGAATGACAATAGGAGGTAAAATTCCATTTACAGGAACTTTTGCGAATTTTTCTACAGGTAGAGTGTACGATCAAATTCGTCAATCGATTGCGTATTCTGATAAGAATGTTAAGATTTGTGCTTCGCATGCAGGATTGACATTGGGTGAAGATGGAGCAACACACCAAATTTTAGAAGATATTGGTTTGATGAAAATGTTGCCTGGAATGACGGTAATCAACACTTGTGATTACAATCAAACCAAAGCGGCAACTATCGCTATTGCTGATTATGAAGGACCTGTTTATTTGCGCTTTGGACGTCCTGTAGTACCTGTTTTTACACCCGAAGATCAGGTGTTTGAAGTAGGGAAAGCAGTGATGCTTAACGAAGGTGCTGACGTAACTATTGTTGCTACAGGACACTTGGTTTGGGAAGCCATTTTAGCAGGTGAAGAACTAGAAAAATTAGGTATTGATGCCGAAATAATCAACATTCACACCATTAAACCGTTGGATGCTAATGCAATTTTAAAGTCGGTGGCTAAAACAGGTTGTATTGTTACTTGTGAGGAACATAATTATTTAGGAGGATTAGGTGAAAGCATTGCAGGATTATTATCATTGAATGAACCAACTCCTCAGGAATATGTGGCGACCAAAGATACTTTTGGCGAAAGCGGTACTCCTGCGCAATTAATGGCAAAATACGGATTGAATGCTGAGGCAATTGTCAAAGCAACTCAAAAAGTATTGGCTAGAAAAAAATAA
- a CDS encoding Gfo/Idh/MocA family oxidoreductase, with protein sequence MSTKKIKWGILGLGNIANQFAFDLALVADAELYAVASRSIDKANAFAEKHHATVVYEDYTTLINDPQVDIIYIATPHDSHASLAVQALNEKKHVLCEKPVALNHKQASEMVAAAKANGRFFMEAFWTRFNPSFQQALLKIKQGELGEIRYINADFSYLINNPSGRMTDLDLGGGSLLDMGVYPLMLAYVVLGKPEKVLASGLFFETGADQQTAMILQYKNAQAVLQSSFMSHSNMVATISGTAGRINLNGFWHEAQGFNFIKSDHQTEYCFPTKGRGFTYEIEECHKCIQQEAIESTVWSHQNCLDLISIVDAVRVQTGLKYTIDEN encoded by the coding sequence ATGAGTACCAAAAAAATAAAATGGGGAATTTTAGGATTGGGAAATATTGCCAATCAATTTGCTTTTGACTTAGCTTTGGTAGCTGACGCCGAATTGTATGCGGTAGCTTCTCGAAGTATAGACAAGGCTAATGCTTTTGCAGAAAAACACCATGCTACAGTTGTTTATGAAGATTATACTACCCTTATCAATGATCCTCAAGTAGATATTATTTATATCGCCACACCACACGACTCGCATGCATCACTTGCAGTTCAGGCTTTGAATGAAAAAAAGCATGTGTTATGCGAAAAACCAGTGGCATTGAATCACAAACAAGCTTCGGAAATGGTTGCGGCAGCCAAAGCCAACGGCCGTTTCTTTATGGAAGCTTTTTGGACACGATTTAATCCTTCTTTTCAGCAAGCACTTTTGAAAATAAAGCAAGGAGAACTTGGAGAAATACGATATATCAATGCTGATTTTTCATATTTGATTAACAATCCTAGCGGTAGAATGACCGATTTAGATTTGGGTGGTGGTTCGCTATTAGATATGGGCGTTTATCCTTTAATGCTAGCTTATGTGGTGCTTGGTAAGCCTGAAAAGGTCTTGGCTTCGGGATTGTTTTTTGAAACGGGGGCAGACCAACAAACAGCGATGATTTTGCAATATAAAAACGCACAAGCGGTGTTGCAAAGTAGTTTTATGTCGCATTCGAATATGGTGGCGACTATTAGCGGAACGGCTGGCAGAATTAACTTAAATGGCTTTTGGCATGAAGCCCAAGGCTTTAATTTTATAAAAAGTGACCATCAAACGGAATATTGTTTTCCTACCAAAGGAAGAGGATTTACCTATGAAATTGAAGAATGTCATAAATGTATTCAACAAGAAGCTATTGAAAGCACAGTTTGGTCCCATCAAAATTGTTTGGACTTGATTTCTATTGTTGATGCAGTACGAGTACAAACCGGTTTAAAATATACCATAGATGAAAACTAA
- a CDS encoding aldose epimerase family protein: MKTNILEDTIENNGNPTLRIVTIKNENGMTLQLTNYGATIMSLKVPNKQGTLTEVNVGLESVEDYLGVIYKENPLYLGSSIGRYAGRISKGSFFVNNDQYQIYHDDGVHLHGGKSGFDDKLWEISKITETTVEMRYLSPHLEEGYPGNLAVKVIFELTENNALKITYTAKTDSACPVNLTSHPYFNLNGKGTVLQHDLKINSSAYLEVSSQLLPSGKILNSEHTNFDRREFSKLGREDFIGFDDTFVLDAAPIKAILFSAETGIELNVYSNQKGMVVFTPKYFPDLPFAIDFSNIAFPAICFEPQNFPDAPHYSDFPNSILEPGEKYSNEIIYAFSIR; the protein is encoded by the coding sequence ATGAAAACTAATATACTTGAGGATACTATTGAGAACAATGGGAATCCTACATTACGAATTGTAACGATAAAAAACGAAAACGGAATGACGCTCCAGTTGACTAATTATGGAGCAACCATTATGAGTTTAAAAGTGCCTAATAAACAAGGGACTTTGACTGAAGTAAATGTTGGATTGGAATCAGTTGAAGATTATTTGGGAGTGATATATAAAGAGAATCCATTGTATTTAGGAAGTTCGATAGGGCGTTATGCTGGACGTATTTCAAAGGGAAGTTTTTTTGTAAATAATGATCAATACCAAATATATCATGACGATGGAGTGCATTTGCATGGTGGTAAATCGGGATTTGATGACAAACTTTGGGAGATATCTAAAATCACAGAAACTACTGTTGAAATGCGTTATTTGAGTCCTCATCTGGAAGAAGGGTATCCAGGTAATTTGGCTGTGAAAGTGATCTTTGAATTGACAGAGAACAATGCTTTGAAGATTACATATACTGCTAAAACGGACAGTGCTTGTCCTGTAAATTTGACCAGTCATCCGTATTTCAATTTGAATGGGAAAGGAACTGTTTTACAACATGATTTAAAAATAAACAGTAGTGCTTATCTCGAAGTAAGTTCACAATTATTACCTTCAGGAAAAATCCTTAATTCAGAACATACTAATTTTGATAGGAGAGAATTTTCTAAATTAGGGAGAGAAGATTTTATTGGTTTTGATGATACATTTGTGTTGGATGCAGCGCCTATTAAAGCCATATTGTTTTCGGCTGAAACGGGAATTGAACTTAATGTGTATTCCAATCAAAAAGGAATGGTGGTTTTTACTCCAAAATACTTTCCAGACTTGCCTTTTGCCATAGATTTTTCAAATATTGCATTTCCTGCTATTTGTTTTGAACCTCAAAATTTCCCTGATGCTCCCCATTATTCGGATTTTCCAAATTCAATTTTAGAACCAGGAGAAAAATATTCTAATGAAATTATTTATGCCTTCTCTATACGTTAA
- a CDS encoding GntR family transcriptional regulator — protein MDFSKNIIIDEESRVPKYRQIVEAVIHNISNGKIRVNEKIPSINFFSEEFGLSRDTVERAYNILKERKIITSIRGKGYYITRTDLISKINVLFLVNKLSSYKMIMYNEFINSIGPSAHVDLHIYHCDESLFLNLLEKFKSAYDYYVIMPHFKTEDLKHISYTPQVLETLKEIPSEKLILMDNNNMNIGNGVAEIYQDFEEDIYNGLKEGLEKILKYSKLILVYPEKSVYPYPRRILHGFRKFCVEFNIDFQVINEVCADIVLKKGDLFITIAETDLVILINQIRNEEFVLGNDIGVISYNDSPLKDLLGISVLSTDFVFIGKRTANMILNHEKDKIRAPFRFIDRNSI, from the coding sequence ATGGATTTTTCTAAAAATATCATCATTGACGAGGAATCAAGAGTTCCAAAGTACAGACAGATTGTAGAAGCTGTAATTCATAATATTTCAAATGGAAAAATTAGAGTCAATGAAAAAATTCCATCTATAAATTTTTTTAGTGAAGAATTTGGTTTGTCGAGAGATACTGTCGAGAGAGCTTATAATATTTTGAAAGAAAGGAAAATAATCACTTCTATCAGAGGTAAGGGATATTATATTACCAGAACAGATTTGATTTCTAAAATTAATGTTTTATTTCTGGTTAATAAATTGAGTTCATATAAGATGATTATGTATAATGAATTTATTAACAGCATAGGACCAAGCGCTCATGTTGATTTACATATTTATCATTGTGATGAATCTTTGTTTTTAAATTTGTTAGAGAAATTTAAATCGGCCTATGATTATTATGTGATAATGCCACATTTTAAAACTGAGGATTTGAAACATATAAGTTATACTCCTCAAGTTTTAGAAACTCTTAAAGAGATTCCTTCTGAAAAATTAATTTTGATGGATAATAATAATATGAATATAGGCAATGGTGTTGCTGAAATTTATCAAGACTTTGAAGAAGATATCTATAATGGATTGAAGGAAGGTTTAGAAAAAATACTGAAATACAGTAAATTGATTTTAGTTTACCCAGAAAAATCAGTCTATCCTTATCCAAGACGAATTTTACATGGCTTTAGAAAATTTTGTGTTGAATTTAATATTGATTTCCAAGTTATTAATGAGGTGTGTGCAGATATTGTCTTAAAAAAAGGGGATCTGTTTATTACAATTGCCGAAACTGATTTGGTTATTTTGATTAATCAAATTAGGAATGAAGAATTTGTTTTAGGAAATGACATTGGTGTTATTTCATATAACGATTCACCACTCAAAGATTTATTAGGTATATCCGTACTTTCAACAGATTTTGTCTTTATAGGAAAAAGAACAGCTAACATGATTTTGAATCATGAAAAAGATAAAATTAGAGCACCTTTTAGGTTTATTGATAGAAACTCTATTTAG